One genomic region from Spirulina subsalsa PCC 9445 encodes:
- a CDS encoding Mo-dependent nitrogenase C-terminal domain-containing protein — MTFINNLKTTQSPQSVNQPRELSVDVLSPLRYWLNRFEIRNAAIAQSICRWIPDQCPFARKIVWQGRTLLVIPPLCKLNPLYEELIALRFRALCYLADGPATDVCLEG; from the coding sequence ATGACTTTTATAAACAACCTCAAAACCACTCAATCCCCCCAATCCGTGAATCAGCCTCGTGAGTTATCGGTTGATGTCCTCTCCCCTCTGCGCTACTGGCTCAATCGGTTTGAAATCCGCAATGCGGCGATTGCCCAATCAATCTGTCGCTGGATTCCCGATCAATGTCCCTTTGCCCGGAAGATTGTTTGGCAAGGGCGGACGCTGTTGGTGATTCCTCCCTTGTGTAAGCTCAATCCTCTTTATGAAGAGTTGATCGCCTTGCGCTTCCGCGCCCTGTGTTATCTGGCTGACGGGCCCGCTACAGATGTTTGTCTGGAGGGATAA
- a CDS encoding response regulator, producing the protein MSDTVSQGKLRILIVEDEPMMQLGLEQTLSTVSDFEIVGQAEDGYLAIEAAETLKPDVVVMDIGLPRLDGISATKQIKEKFPTMGVVMLKSHRLQREVVAALSSGADGYCIKGANIERLVTAIQAAKEGGSYLDPQVARLVMNNLHSPTSMEKREALHTLSEREMEVLKWIVEGKSNNEIAEILYLSPNTIKTHVRGLMNKLSVDDRVQAAVIALRSGLV; encoded by the coding sequence ATGTCTGACACTGTTTCCCAAGGAAAACTCCGGATTCTGATTGTTGAAGATGAGCCGATGATGCAATTGGGCTTAGAACAAACCCTGAGTACCGTCTCTGATTTCGAGATAGTGGGGCAGGCGGAGGATGGTTATTTAGCGATAGAGGCGGCGGAAACCCTGAAACCAGATGTGGTGGTGATGGACATTGGTTTACCGCGTTTGGATGGGATTTCGGCAACTAAACAGATTAAGGAAAAGTTTCCCACTATGGGGGTGGTAATGTTAAAGTCTCATCGACTACAACGGGAAGTGGTGGCTGCTTTGTCGAGTGGGGCGGATGGGTATTGTATTAAGGGGGCGAATATTGAGCGCTTGGTGACGGCGATTCAAGCGGCCAAGGAGGGGGGATCTTATTTGGATCCACAAGTTGCCCGTTTGGTGATGAATAATCTCCACTCACCCACGTCTATGGAGAAGCGGGAGGCACTGCATACGTTATCGGAACGGGAGATGGAGGTGTTGAAGTGGATTGTGGAGGGGAAGAGCAATAATGAGATTGCGGAGATTCTTTATTTAAGTCCTAATACGATTAAAACTCATGTCCGAGGGTTGATGAATAAGCTTTCGGTGGATGATCGGGTACAGGCGGCGGTGATTGCGTTGCGTTCTGGGTTGGTTTGA
- a CDS encoding CO2 hydration protein codes for MVNTPTKSLERHPLIDYIQRLERGEALLQDSPQNVTEVVGILKSYGVVLDAYSRNLIYTSQHQFLVLFPFFKYFNGDVSPSRLVKHWWHDRINFEYAEYCMKAMFWHGGGALDEYLDTPEFRQRAKQAIQARWQGNPFLLTLNKIFPEFLPEQVRVMAYYSALGQFWRVMSDIFIELSDRYDHGEIQHIPQVVQHILDGLVADASRPITYQVEIRGQTYPIIPPEVGLTFLMDTAVPYVEAVFFRGTPFPGTISYNAQAYQIPGDQASFTYGALYADPLPVGGSGIPPTLLMQDMRHYLPDYLHQIYQTTQRQEDDLLVQICATFQKSMFCVTTAAITGLAPHPLNTTDPAEKAANREYLVGWMNRFITSRVEAINR; via the coding sequence ATGGTAAACACTCCCACCAAATCCCTTGAACGGCACCCCCTCATTGACTACATCCAACGATTAGAACGAGGAGAAGCCCTCTTACAAGACTCTCCCCAAAACGTCACCGAAGTAGTCGGCATCCTCAAAAGTTACGGCGTAGTCTTGGATGCCTACTCCCGTAACCTGATCTACACCTCACAACATCAGTTTCTCGTCCTCTTTCCCTTCTTTAAATACTTTAACGGCGATGTCTCCCCCTCCCGTCTGGTCAAACATTGGTGGCATGACCGGATTAACTTTGAATATGCCGAATACTGCATGAAAGCCATGTTCTGGCACGGGGGGGGCGCGCTGGATGAATACCTAGACACCCCAGAATTTAGACAACGGGCTAAACAAGCCATTCAAGCCCGTTGGCAGGGTAATCCCTTCCTGTTAACCCTGAATAAAATTTTCCCTGAATTCCTGCCCGAACAAGTGCGGGTCATGGCTTACTACAGCGCCCTAGGTCAGTTTTGGCGCGTGATGAGTGATATTTTTATCGAGTTGAGCGATCGCTACGATCACGGCGAAATCCAACATATTCCCCAAGTCGTGCAGCATATCCTGGATGGTTTAGTCGCCGATGCCAGCCGCCCCATCACCTACCAAGTGGAAATCCGAGGCCAAACCTACCCCATTATCCCCCCCGAAGTTGGCCTAACCTTCCTCATGGACACCGCCGTTCCCTACGTTGAGGCCGTCTTCTTCCGAGGAACCCCCTTCCCTGGCACCATTTCCTACAACGCCCAAGCCTACCAAATCCCCGGCGACCAAGCCAGTTTCACCTACGGCGCACTCTACGCGGATCCCCTCCCCGTTGGCGGTTCCGGCATTCCTCCCACGTTGTTAATGCAAGATATGCGCCACTACCTCCCTGACTATCTGCACCAAATTTATCAAACCACCCAACGGCAAGAAGATGATTTATTAGTGCAGATTTGCGCCACCTTTCAAAAGTCCATGTTTTGCGTCACCACCGCCGCCATTACCGGGTTAGCCCCCCATCCCCTAAACACCACCGACCCAGCCGAAAAAGCAGCTAACCGGGAATATTTAGTCGGGTGGATGAATCGCTTTATTACCTCTCGGGTAGAAGCCATTAATCGATAA
- a CDS encoding NADH-quinone oxidoreductase subunit M, with product MLSAFILLPVLGAILISLIPNTNPNQNRPRIIALFFGGAILLWNVILGFQFDPSQTTMQFTEYIPWISWLGFNYHLGLDGLSLPLLFLNSFLTVVAIYSSNVNIQRPRFYYALILLLSTGVAGAFLAQDLLLFFLFYELEIIPLYFLIAIWGGGRRTYAAMKFLIYTAVSGILVLAAFLGLVWFSGASTFDYEPLREQVIPLGIQLWLLGALLVGLLIKIPIFPFHTWLPDAHVEASTPVSVLLAGVLLKLGTYGLLRFGVGLFFDAWITLAPWLATLAAISALYGALAAIAQQDMKKVVAYSSIAHMAYVLLAASASTPLALTAAMCQMISHALISALLFLLVGVVYKKTGTRDVNVLRGLLNPEKGLPITGSLMILGVMASAGIPGMVGFIAEFLVFRAAFPIFTWQTLVCLVGTGLTAVYFLLMINKVFFGRLTESLSQLPQVDWGDRIPAMILALFIVILGLQPSWMVRWSETDATALVVSPSLLSQVAQAKDHALPLPPGILGEDLSLLP from the coding sequence ATGCTCAGTGCTTTTATTCTGCTTCCAGTCTTGGGTGCTATTCTAATTAGTCTGATTCCCAATACCAACCCCAATCAAAATCGACCCCGAATCATTGCCCTCTTTTTTGGGGGAGCAATCTTGCTGTGGAATGTGATTCTGGGGTTTCAGTTTGACCCCAGTCAAACAACCATGCAGTTTACAGAATATATCCCTTGGATTAGTTGGTTAGGGTTTAACTATCATCTGGGTTTAGATGGCCTGTCCTTACCCCTATTGTTTTTAAATAGCTTTTTAACCGTTGTTGCCATTTACAGCAGCAACGTCAATATTCAACGCCCCCGTTTTTACTACGCCCTGATTTTGTTATTAAGCACTGGGGTAGCCGGGGCCTTTTTAGCCCAAGACCTGTTACTGTTTTTCCTGTTCTATGAACTGGAAATTATCCCCCTTTACTTCCTGATTGCCATTTGGGGGGGCGGCCGTCGAACTTATGCGGCGATGAAGTTCTTAATCTATACGGCCGTATCAGGGATTTTAGTCTTGGCAGCCTTCTTAGGCTTAGTTTGGTTTAGTGGTGCCAGTACCTTTGACTATGAACCTTTACGGGAGCAGGTGATTCCTTTGGGGATTCAACTATGGTTATTAGGGGCTTTGTTAGTGGGATTATTGATCAAAATCCCCATTTTCCCCTTCCATACTTGGCTGCCTGATGCCCACGTAGAGGCTTCTACTCCGGTTTCGGTTCTTTTGGCGGGGGTGTTGTTGAAGTTGGGAACTTATGGTTTATTGCGCTTTGGGGTGGGGTTGTTCTTCGACGCTTGGATTACCCTTGCTCCTTGGTTAGCCACCTTAGCGGCGATTAGTGCTTTGTATGGGGCCTTGGCGGCGATCGCACAACAAGATATGAAAAAGGTGGTCGCCTACTCCTCCATTGCTCACATGGCCTACGTTCTCTTAGCGGCCAGCGCCTCTACCCCCCTCGCCCTAACAGCCGCCATGTGTCAGATGATTAGTCATGCTTTAATCTCTGCCCTCTTGTTCCTCTTAGTGGGGGTGGTGTATAAAAAAACCGGCACCCGAGATGTGAATGTGTTACGGGGGCTGTTGAATCCCGAGAAAGGCCTCCCCATTACAGGGAGTTTAATGATTTTAGGTGTGATGGCCAGTGCTGGGATTCCGGGGATGGTGGGTTTTATCGCCGAATTTCTGGTTTTCCGGGCGGCTTTCCCCATTTTCACATGGCAAACCTTAGTTTGTTTAGTGGGAACAGGACTGACGGCTGTTTACTTCCTGCTCATGATTAATAAAGTCTTTTTCGGGCGTTTAACTGAGTCCTTAAGTCAACTGCCTCAAGTGGACTGGGGCGATCGCATTCCCGCCATGATTCTCGCCTTATTTATTGTTATTTTGGGATTACAACCCAGTTGGATGGTGCGCTGGAGTGAAACCGATGCTACAGCCCTCGTCGTGAGTCCAAGTTTACTCAGTCAAGTCGCCCAAGCCAAAGATCACGCCTTACCCCTCCCCCCAGGCATCCTGGGGGAGGATCTCTCCCTCTTGCCTTAA
- a CDS encoding AraC family transcriptional regulator encodes MVFFGEATNRGSRRIGNREQGIGSRESGVGSRESGVGNRESGIGNRCRGAMLAP; translated from the coding sequence ATGGTTTTTTTCGGAGAAGCAACAAATAGAGGGAGTCGGAGAATAGGGAACAGGGAACAGGGAATCGGGAGTCGGGAGTCGGGAGTCGGGAGTCGGGAGTCGGGAGTCGGGAATCGGGAATCGGGAATCGGGAATCGGTGTAGGGGCGCAATGCTTGCGCCCTAG
- a CDS encoding NAD(P)H-quinone oxidoreductase subunit F, translating into MTNFFLETSWFIPVYGLIGAVLTLPWSMGVIRQTGPRPAAYFNLLMSFAAFLHGSIAFQSIWGNPPQQLILNWLQVADLNLTLAVEISPVSLGALEVVTVISLLTQIYALGYMEKDWSLARFYGLMGFFEAALGGITISDSLLLSYGLLEGLTLSTYLLVGFWYAQPLVVTAARDAFLTKRVGDIMLLMGVVALSSYGEGLDFSDLESWAETAPVAPLTATLLGLALIAGPTGKCAQFPLNLWLDEAMEGPNPAGIMRNSIVVSAGAYVLVKLQPVFTLSPIASDVLILIGTVTAIGASWMAIAQIDIKRTLSHSTSVYLGLVFIAVGLGQVDIAFILLCTHAIAKALLFMSIGSIILNTSNQNITEMGGLWAKMPATTSAFVVGSAGLIGLLPLGMFWTLQRWLNGSLHIPLWLMLILLFVNLLSAINLTRVFRLVFLGSTQPKTRRAPEAPWAMAFPMVTLTILTLLVPIVPIRWPFWLSLTAPLSEPDSPWLPFALPLLMASGVLGCVIGFTLPLNRSWARSSRVYIRFFQDLFAYDFYIAKIYDLTVVWAVATLSQLTDWVDRYIVDGAVNLVGFATFFSGNTLKYNISGQSQFYVLTILLGVAVLLWLTFSGQWSFILNYWSSILSQLY; encoded by the coding sequence ATGACAAACTTCTTTCTAGAAACGAGTTGGTTTATTCCGGTTTATGGACTTATTGGTGCGGTTTTAACCCTACCTTGGTCTATGGGGGTTATTCGCCAAACAGGACCGCGACCTGCGGCTTACTTTAACCTCCTGATGAGCTTTGCCGCTTTTTTGCATGGCTCAATTGCCTTTCAATCGATTTGGGGAAATCCGCCCCAGCAATTAATTTTAAATTGGTTACAGGTAGCGGATTTAAACTTAACCTTAGCGGTGGAAATTTCCCCGGTGAGTTTAGGGGCGTTAGAAGTGGTGACGGTGATTAGTTTACTCACTCAAATCTACGCCCTAGGCTATATGGAAAAGGACTGGTCTTTAGCCCGTTTTTATGGGCTGATGGGGTTCTTTGAAGCAGCATTAGGGGGAATTACCATTAGTGATTCTTTACTCTTAAGTTACGGACTATTGGAGGGCTTAACGCTCTCGACCTATTTATTAGTGGGGTTTTGGTATGCTCAACCCTTAGTAGTGACAGCCGCCCGGGATGCCTTCCTGACCAAACGGGTGGGGGATATCATGCTGTTAATGGGTGTGGTGGCTCTATCGAGTTATGGGGAAGGGTTGGACTTTAGTGATTTAGAAAGCTGGGCTGAAACGGCTCCGGTTGCCCCTTTAACAGCCACCTTATTAGGATTAGCCTTAATTGCTGGACCAACAGGGAAATGCGCTCAGTTCCCCCTGAATCTGTGGTTAGATGAGGCGATGGAAGGGCCGAATCCGGCGGGGATTATGCGCAACTCTATTGTGGTGAGTGCGGGGGCCTATGTGTTGGTCAAGTTGCAACCTGTTTTTACCTTATCGCCCATTGCTTCGGATGTGTTGATTTTGATTGGGACAGTGACGGCGATTGGAGCTTCTTGGATGGCGATCGCACAAATTGACATCAAGCGCACTCTATCCCACTCTACCAGCGTCTATCTGGGGTTAGTCTTTATTGCCGTGGGACTGGGACAAGTGGATATCGCCTTTATCTTACTCTGTACTCATGCGATCGCCAAAGCTCTACTATTCATGAGCATTGGTTCCATTATCCTCAACACCAGCAACCAAAACATCACCGAAATGGGCGGTTTATGGGCGAAAATGCCCGCCACCACCAGCGCCTTTGTAGTCGGTTCCGCCGGATTAATTGGTTTACTCCCCTTGGGAATGTTTTGGACCCTCCAACGCTGGTTAAATGGCTCCTTACACATCCCCCTCTGGTTAATGCTCATCCTCTTATTCGTCAATCTGTTGAGTGCCATTAACCTCACCCGAGTATTCCGTTTAGTCTTCTTAGGCTCCACCCAACCCAAAACCCGACGCGCCCCCGAGGCCCCTTGGGCGATGGCCTTTCCTATGGTGACATTAACCATTCTCACCTTACTCGTCCCCATCGTCCCCATTCGCTGGCCCTTTTGGCTGAGTCTCACAGCCCCCCTCAGTGAACCGGATAGTCCTTGGTTGCCCTTTGCCCTTCCCCTACTCATGGCCTCGGGTGTTTTGGGCTGTGTGATTGGCTTCACCCTACCCCTAAATCGGTCTTGGGCAAGGTCTAGTCGGGTCTATATCCGCTTTTTTCAAGACCTCTTCGCCTATGATTTCTACATTGCCAAAATCTATGATTTAACGGTGGTCTGGGCGGTTGCTACCCTTTCTCAACTCACGGATTGGGTCGATCGGTATATTGTCGATGGAGCCGTTAATTTAGTGGGATTCGCCACCTTTTTCAGTGGCAATACCTTGAAATACAACATTTCCGGTCAATCCCAATTCTATGTTCTGACCATTTTATTGGGGGTTGCCGTCTTGTTGTGGCTCACCTTTAGCGGTCAATGGTCGTTTATCTTAAACTATTGGTCTTCGATTCTGAGTCAATTGTATTAG
- a CDS encoding carbon dioxide-concentrating mechanism protein CcmK, with product MPIAVGMIETLGFPAVVEAADAMVKAARVTLVGYEKIGSGRVTVIVRGDVSEVQASVSAGIESARRVNGGEVLSTHIIARPHENLEYVLPIRYTEEVEQFRTY from the coding sequence ATGCCAATTGCTGTAGGAATGATTGAAACGTTGGGTTTCCCGGCTGTAGTGGAGGCTGCCGACGCAATGGTCAAGGCCGCTCGTGTAACTTTAGTGGGTTATGAAAAAATCGGGTCAGGTCGTGTCACCGTGATTGTGCGGGGGGATGTTTCTGAAGTGCAGGCTTCTGTTTCTGCGGGAATCGAGTCAGCTCGTCGCGTCAATGGTGGTGAAGTCCTTTCGACTCATATCATTGCACGTCCCCATGAAAACCTAGAATATGTCCTACCTATTCGTTACACCGAAGAGGTGGAACAGTTCCGGACTTATTAG
- a CDS encoding carbon dioxide-concentrating mechanism protein CcmK gives MSIAVGMVETLGFPAVVEAADAMVKAARVTLVGYEKIGSGRVTVIVRGDVSEVQASVSAGIENVKRVNGGQVLSTHIIARPHENLEYVLPIRYTEAVEQFRESVNPSALRR, from the coding sequence ATGTCAATTGCTGTTGGAATGGTTGAAACTTTAGGTTTTCCGGCCGTTGTAGAAGCGGCGGACGCGATGGTAAAGGCGGCCCGTGTAACCTTAGTGGGGTATGAAAAAATCGGTTCAGGTCGTGTCACCGTGATTGTGCGGGGGGATGTCTCTGAAGTTCAAGCGTCCGTCTCTGCGGGCATTGAAAACGTTAAACGGGTGAACGGTGGACAAGTGCTTTCGACTCATATCATTGCACGTCCCCATGAAAATCTGGAATATGTCCTACCCATTCGTTACACCGAGGCGGTGGAACAGTTCCGGGAAAGCGTAAACCCTAGTGCTTTAAGACGATAA
- a CDS encoding EutN/CcmL family microcompartment protein gives MQIAKVCGTVVSTQKLPTMTGVKLLLVQFVDREGELLPRYEVASDPVGAGLDEWVLVSRRAIAPHPEGPDVRPVDAIIVGIIDTVSVSNGLLYSKKDEYRYR, from the coding sequence ATGCAGATTGCAAAGGTTTGTGGCACGGTGGTCAGCACGCAAAAACTTCCGACTATGACGGGGGTTAAGCTGTTACTGGTTCAATTTGTTGATCGAGAGGGGGAACTGTTGCCTCGCTACGAAGTGGCAAGTGATCCAGTGGGAGCGGGCTTGGATGAGTGGGTGTTAGTCAGTCGTCGGGCGATCGCACCCCATCCCGAAGGCCCTGATGTCCGTCCCGTCGATGCAATCATTGTGGGCATTATCGACACGGTATCCGTGAGTAATGGTTTGCTGTATAGCAAAAAAGACGAATACCGTTATCGCTAG
- a CDS encoding ribulose bisphosphate carboxylase small subunit — protein MAVRRTAAPPTPGLAEPQINKTAQIHSFANIIGDVRVGANARISPGTSIRADEGFPFYIGENVRIQDGVVIHGLERGRIIGDDGQIYSAWIGNNTYVTHMALIHGPAYVGNDCFIGFRSTVFNARIGHGCIVMMHTLIQDVEIAPGKYVPSGSVITNQQQADRLPDVEEQDKTFARHVMGIEKGFHPEYCSTEDPSCGSTHGNGVSQLSPGNGQTAEVDYQVDYQTLVGSMSLKTETVDQVRSLLRQGYGIGLEHADQRRYRSKSWLTCGAVEGHREDQVLAQIENILAEYSGEYVRLIGIDTNAKRRVLEAIIQRPDGIATPQRTRPGKVVRAKASSGNSGSSSGGLSPEVVEQVRALLRQGYKIGTEHADKRRYRSKSWLTCPQIQATHEAGALQELAACLADHQGEYVRLIGIDASAKRRVLEMIIQRPDDSAPSTPSSSFTSSSNGASPAYNGNGNGNGNGSGHLSPETIEQVRSLLRQGYSISAEHADKRRYRSKSWLTCEGINGNTEAQVLAELKSRLAEHNGEYVRLIGVDSNAKRRVTQTIIQRPAEAAPAPAATSRTATASSAVEAPAPASNGNGKVQGKLSPEVVDMVRSILRQGYQVGTEHADKRRYRVKSWQSCSPINSSYEPEVLAHLEGCLAEHQGEYVRLLGIDTQAKRRVVEEVIQRP, from the coding sequence ATGGCAGTCCGCAGAACAGCGGCTCCTCCAACTCCGGGTTTAGCCGAACCCCAAATCAACAAAACTGCTCAAATCCACTCGTTCGCCAACATCATTGGAGATGTGCGCGTCGGTGCAAATGCGCGAATTTCCCCCGGCACATCCATCCGAGCCGATGAAGGTTTTCCTTTTTACATCGGGGAAAACGTAAGGATTCAAGACGGGGTTGTGATTCATGGGTTAGAGCGGGGTCGAATCATTGGAGATGATGGACAAATTTACTCCGCTTGGATTGGGAACAACACCTATGTCACCCACATGGCGTTGATTCATGGCCCGGCTTATGTGGGCAATGATTGCTTTATTGGCTTCCGCTCCACTGTGTTTAACGCTCGCATCGGCCACGGTTGTATCGTGATGATGCACACCTTAATTCAAGATGTCGAGATTGCACCGGGGAAATATGTTCCGTCTGGGTCTGTGATCACTAATCAGCAACAAGCGGATCGGCTGCCGGATGTGGAAGAGCAAGACAAAACCTTTGCTCGTCATGTAATGGGCATCGAAAAGGGATTCCATCCGGAATATTGTAGTACAGAAGATCCCTCTTGTGGCTCAACCCACGGTAATGGGGTGAGCCAGTTAAGTCCGGGGAATGGCCAAACGGCCGAGGTTGATTATCAAGTTGATTATCAAACATTGGTAGGAAGTATGAGTTTGAAGACAGAAACAGTTGATCAAGTGCGATCTCTCCTTAGACAAGGTTATGGCATTGGACTAGAACACGCCGATCAGCGTCGTTACCGTTCCAAATCTTGGCTCACTTGTGGAGCAGTCGAAGGACACCGCGAAGACCAAGTTCTCGCACAAATCGAAAACATCTTAGCCGAATATAGCGGCGAGTATGTGCGCTTAATTGGCATTGATACCAACGCCAAACGCCGCGTCCTCGAAGCCATTATTCAACGGCCTGATGGTATCGCCACCCCCCAACGGACTCGCCCCGGGAAAGTTGTCCGCGCTAAAGCTTCCAGTGGCAATAGTGGCAGTAGTTCCGGCGGTCTGAGTCCTGAAGTGGTCGAACAAGTGCGCGCTCTCTTGCGTCAAGGCTACAAAATCGGCACCGAACACGCCGACAAACGCCGTTATCGCTCCAAATCTTGGCTCACCTGCCCCCAAATTCAAGCCACCCACGAAGCCGGGGCATTACAGGAATTAGCCGCCTGTTTAGCCGATCATCAAGGGGAATATGTCCGCCTGATTGGGATTGATGCCAGTGCCAAGCGTCGCGTTCTGGAAATGATCATCCAGCGCCCCGACGATAGCGCCCCCAGCACCCCCTCTAGCAGTTTTACTAGCTCTAGTAATGGAGCTAGTCCTGCGTATAATGGCAACGGCAACGGGAACGGCAACGGCAGTGGGCACTTAAGCCCCGAAACCATCGAGCAAGTGCGCTCCCTGCTCCGTCAAGGCTACAGCATCAGCGCCGAACACGCCGACAAACGCCGTTACCGCTCTAAATCTTGGCTAACCTGTGAAGGGATTAACGGTAACACCGAAGCTCAAGTTTTAGCCGAACTGAAAAGCCGTTTAGCTGAACATAACGGGGAATATGTCCGGTTGATTGGCGTGGATTCTAATGCCAAACGTCGGGTGACACAAACCATCATCCAACGTCCCGCAGAAGCCGCCCCCGCCCCGGCCGCCACCTCTCGCACCGCCACCGCTAGCAGTGCCGTAGAAGCCCCCGCCCCCGCCAGTAACGGTAATGGGAAAGTTCAAGGGAAATTAAGCCCTGAAGTGGTGGACATGGTGCGCTCTATCCTGCGCCAAGGCTATCAAGTGGGAACCGAACACGCGGATAAACGCCGCTATCGGGTGAAATCTTGGCAGTCCTGCTCCCCCATTAACTCCTCCTATGAACCGGAAGTCTTAGCCCACTTAGAAGGCTGTTTAGCCGAACACCAAGGGGAATATGTTCGGTTGTTGGGGATTGATACCCAAGCCAAGCGTCGGGTTGTTGAAGAGGTCATTCAACGTCCATAA
- a CDS encoding form I ribulose bisphosphate carboxylase large subunit, whose protein sequence is MVQAKSAPGFKAGVQDYRLTYYTPDYTPKDTDLLACFRMTPQPGVPPEEAGAAVAAESSTGTWTTVWTDGLTDLDRYKGRCYEVEAVPGEDNQYFCFVAYPLDLFEEGSVTNILTSLVGNVFGFKALRALRLEDLRIPVALLKTFQGPPHGIVVERDKLNKYGRPLLGCTIKPKLGLSAKNYGRAVYECLRGGLDFTKDDENINSQPFMRWRDRFLFVQEAIEKAQAETNEIKGHYLNVTAATCEEMLKRAEFAKEIGTPIIMHDFLTGGFTANTTLARWCRDNGVLLHIHRAMHAVIDRQRNHGIHFRVLAKCLRMSGGDHLHSGTVVGKLEGERGITMGFVDLMREDYVEEDRSRGIFFTQDWASMPGVMPVASGGIHVWHMPALVEIFGDDSCLQFGGGTLGHPWGNAPGATANRVALEACVQARNEGRSLAREGNDVIREACRWSPELKAACELWKEIKFEFEAMDTL, encoded by the coding sequence ATGGTACAAGCGAAATCTGCTCCTGGGTTTAAGGCTGGTGTCCAAGACTACCGCCTGACCTATTACACCCCGGATTACACGCCCAAGGATACAGATCTTCTGGCCTGCTTTCGGATGACACCCCAACCGGGTGTTCCCCCCGAAGAAGCAGGTGCTGCGGTAGCCGCAGAATCTTCTACCGGGACATGGACAACGGTTTGGACTGATGGTCTGACCGACTTAGACCGTTATAAAGGTCGTTGTTATGAAGTCGAAGCCGTACCCGGTGAAGACAACCAATATTTCTGTTTCGTGGCTTATCCTTTGGATCTGTTTGAAGAAGGATCTGTCACCAACATTTTGACCTCTTTGGTGGGGAACGTGTTTGGGTTTAAAGCGCTGCGTGCGCTGCGTTTGGAAGACTTACGGATTCCCGTTGCCCTGCTGAAAACCTTCCAAGGCCCTCCTCACGGGATTGTGGTGGAACGGGACAAACTCAATAAATATGGTCGTCCTTTATTAGGGTGTACCATTAAGCCCAAACTGGGTCTGTCTGCGAAGAACTACGGACGCGCCGTTTATGAGTGTTTACGCGGTGGTCTGGACTTCACCAAAGATGACGAGAACATCAACTCTCAGCCCTTCATGCGTTGGCGCGATCGCTTCCTCTTCGTTCAAGAAGCCATCGAAAAAGCCCAAGCCGAAACCAACGAAATTAAAGGTCACTACCTGAACGTTACCGCCGCCACCTGCGAAGAAATGCTCAAACGGGCAGAATTCGCTAAAGAAATCGGTACCCCCATCATCATGCACGACTTCCTCACTGGAGGTTTCACCGCTAACACCACCTTAGCGCGCTGGTGTCGGGACAATGGCGTTCTGCTCCACATCCACCGTGCGATGCACGCCGTAATTGACCGTCAACGGAATCACGGGATTCACTTCCGCGTTCTCGCCAAGTGCTTACGGATGTCCGGTGGAGATCACCTGCACTCTGGAACCGTTGTGGGTAAATTAGAAGGGGAACGGGGCATTACGATGGGCTTCGTTGACCTGATGCGCGAAGACTATGTAGAAGAAGATCGTTCTCGCGGTATTTTCTTCACCCAAGACTGGGCTTCCATGCCTGGAGTGATGCCTGTAGCATCCGGTGGGATTCACGTCTGGCATATGCCCGCCCTAGTGGAAATCTTCGGCGATGATTCCTGCTTACAGTTCGGTGGTGGTACTCTGGGACACCCCTGGGGGAACGCGCCTGGTGCAACCGCTAACCGTGTGGCTCTCGAAGCTTGTGTCCAAGCTCGGAACGAAGGTCGTAGCTTGGCACGGGAAGGCAACGATGTCATCCGTGAAGCTTGCCGTTGGAGCCCTGAACTGAAAGCCGCTTGCGAACTCTGGAAAGAAATCAAATTCGAGTTCGAGGCAATGGACACCCTCTAA
- the rcbX gene encoding RuBisCO chaperone RbcX has product MNPKQIAKDTAKVLQSYLTYQAVRTIVDQLSETNPTQALWLGQYSAGKMQDGEIYLEGLMLEHKDLVLRILTVRETIAEAVLEFLPEMVQIGIQQSNAEYRRQVLERLTRSQPLTEIPSLESMTELEGGSPPLQDEPSSTD; this is encoded by the coding sequence ATGAATCCAAAGCAAATTGCCAAAGACACCGCGAAAGTTCTGCAAAGTTATTTAACTTATCAGGCAGTACGGACGATTGTTGATCAGTTATCGGAAACGAACCCCACCCAAGCCCTTTGGTTAGGTCAGTATTCTGCGGGCAAAATGCAGGATGGTGAAATCTATCTAGAAGGCTTGATGTTGGAACATAAGGATCTGGTTCTGAGGATTCTCACTGTACGAGAGACGATTGCTGAGGCGGTTCTAGAATTTTTACCGGAGATGGTGCAAATCGGCATTCAACAGTCTAATGCTGAGTATCGTCGCCAAGTCTTGGAGCGCTTAACTCGTTCTCAACCCTTGACTGAGATCCCTTCTTTAGAGTCCATGACTGAGTTAGAGGGGGGTAGTCCTCCGCTACAAGATGAGCCTAGCTCTACTGATTAA